A single window of Hirundo rustica isolate bHirRus1 chromosome 16, bHirRus1.pri.v3, whole genome shotgun sequence DNA harbors:
- the ADIG gene encoding adipogenin isoform X1, giving the protein MRYPLVPLVNELTFPLLFFWFCLPFVMLLIIAIIWLQLLLNEAQMPSTEKIEKESPDEPDSEDEVTEEENQSDASSTEIQEESQSSGTVGRLGPKPAYLNSNPKSQKQSLLAVTSNSLSQRQKIRYSHVERSIFYNLLMLWCTLLSSLSRIFFCLLLQTFNILRTLLLPSYLVTYMAQLFALLGEEAGKILGSLRLESRGLLLSVLGRKLQLSRAQRTTSG; this is encoded by the exons ATGAGGTACCCCCTGGTTCCTCTGGTGAACGAGCTGacctttcctctgcttttcttctggttCTGTTTGCCGTTTGTAATGCTGCTGATCATCGCCATTAtctggctccagctgctgcttaaCGAAG CACAGATGCCCAGCACAGAAAAGATTGAGAAAGAATCTCCTGATGAGCCTGATTCTGAAGATGAAgtaacagaggaagaaaaccagagTGATGCATCCAGTACAGAGATACAAGAGGAGTCACAATCCAGTGGAACTGTGGGGAGACTGGGGCCCAAGCCTGCTTATCTGAACTCAAATCCAAAAAGCCAAAAGCAAAGTCTTCTTGCTGTGACCTCAAACAGCTTGTCCCAGAGGCAGAAGATAAGATATTCCCATGTTGAAAGGAGCATTTTCTATAACTTGCTGATG ctgtggtgcaccttgctttcttctctcagccggatttttttctgcctgttgctCCAGACCTTTAACATCCTGAGgactctgctgctgccatcctATCTGGTTACCTATATGGCTCAGCTGTTTGCTTTGCTGGGTGAAGAAGCTGGGAAAATCCTGGGCTCTctgaggctggagagcagaggaCTGTTGCTTTCAGTCCTGGGGAGGAAATTGCAGCTGAGCCGAGCTCAGAGAACCACCTCAGGATGA
- the ADIG gene encoding adipogenin isoform X2: MRYPLVPLVNELTFPLLFFWFCLPFVMLLIIAIIWLQLLLNEAQMPSTEKIEKESPDEPDSEDEVTEEENQSDASSTEIQEESQSSGTVGRLGPKPAYLNSNPKSQKQSLLAVTSNSLSQRQKIRYSHVERSIFYNLLMKGLTKESCSVPPLSLFPVLSAQLYCWDF; encoded by the exons ATGAGGTACCCCCTGGTTCCTCTGGTGAACGAGCTGacctttcctctgcttttcttctggttCTGTTTGCCGTTTGTAATGCTGCTGATCATCGCCATTAtctggctccagctgctgcttaaCGAAG CACAGATGCCCAGCACAGAAAAGATTGAGAAAGAATCTCCTGATGAGCCTGATTCTGAAGATGAAgtaacagaggaagaaaaccagagTGATGCATCCAGTACAGAGATACAAGAGGAGTCACAATCCAGTGGAACTGTGGGGAGACTGGGGCCCAAGCCTGCTTATCTGAACTCAAATCCAAAAAGCCAAAAGCAAAGTCTTCTTGCTGTGACCTCAAACAGCTTGTCCCAGAGGCAGAAGATAAGATATTCCCATGTTGAAAGGAGCATTTTCTATAACTTGCTGATG AAGGGGCTCACAAAGGAAAGCTGTTCTGTGCCTCCACTGTCACTATTCCCAGTCCTGTCTGCTCAGTTATATTGCTGGGATTTTTGA